The nucleotide sequence CTCCTATAATAGTAAAATAGCTTATGATGGCGATGTTTTTACTTTCTTTATCTTGATTCATATGTTTTATTCAGCAATTAATAATTGTCCTTGATTGATAATTCCATAAGTTTTCCCTCTTAATTTCATTCCTAGAAAAGCGGAATTTTTAGATTTTGAAAGAATAGAAGCGGTAGTAAAAGTTTTTTTTCCCTCAGGGTTAAACAAACTGAAATTGGCTTTGGTACCTTCCATAATTGGGGAGCTTTCGATTCCAAAAGTAGCTTTACCAGCCGTTAGTTTTTCGATTATGGTTTCTAAAGGAAGTACGGTCATCAAGGCTCCAAAAGCCGTTTCGAGTCCGATGGTTCCGTTTTTGGCCAAATCAAATTCCATTTTTTTATGTTCGATATCGATCGGGTTATGGTCTGTTGTAATCATGTCAATCGTTCCGTCGATAACGCCTTCGATTAGCGCTTTGCGGTCAATATCCGTACGCAACGGCGGACTTACTTTGTGACGGCTATCAAATTCTTCTAATTTTTCATCGGTAAAAACGAGATGATGTACCGTAGCACTTGCAGTCACTTGCAATCCTTTGGCTTTTGCCTCACGAATCATTTGCACTGATTTTGCGGTTGAAACGGTAGGAATGTGCATTTTTCCACCAGTATATTCTAGTAAAAATAAGTTGCGGGCGATTTGTAATTCTTCGGCTAGGTTTGGGATTCCTTTTAATCCTAATCGAGTAGAAACTGCACCTTCGTTAACCACGCCATTTCCTTTGATTTTTTCGTCTTGCGGAAAAGCAATAACCAATCCATCAAAATCTTGTACGTATTGCAAGGCAATTTTCAGCATATTGGCATTGTCCTGACTCTTGTTGTAGTCCCCAAAAGCAACTGCTCCAGCATTTTTCATGTCGAATAATTCGGCTAGGTCTTTACCTTCGCTACCTTTGGTCAAAGCACCAATAGGGTAGAGTTGCGTTGCACTTCCGTTCGCTTTGTTTTTTACAAAAAGAATTTGCGATTGATTGTCGATGACTGGAAACGAATTGGGTTGCAAAGCGATGGCTGTAAACCCACTTTTTCCTGCTACTTTAAGTCCGTTTGCAATGGTTTCCCTGTCTTCAAAACCAGGTTCACCTAGTGACACACTGCTGTCAAACCAACCTTGTGAAAGGTGTAGGTTTTCCAATTTTAACTCCTCAATATTTTCTGGATTCGCTAATCCAGTTCCTATTTTGGCGATACAATCATCTTCAATTAGAATGTCTACAATTTTATTATCAAAAGGACTTTTAGGGTCGATAATTCTTGCTTCTCGGATGATTAGTTTCATAAGATTGTTGCTATTTATGGAATTCAAAAGGAATTCGTTTATTTCAAAAATTTGATAAGCGCCATTTCTATCAATAGAAAAAGCAGTGCAAAGATAACAAACCATTTCCAAATTTGGCTGTCTGTTCGCTCGGTTTGTAGTTGGTCAAAAACAGTGGTAACGGAATCCAATATTTTATAATCGGCTAATTCGTTTTCATTAGAATTATTCGATTGGCTTTCGGTTCGGTTGTAGTTGAAACTCAGTTGGTCAACAACTTCTTTTTGGTCTAAAACGTCAAAATTGCCTGCTTGTTCAGGATAATCGTTGAAGTTTAATTGAACTTTATTATTAATGCTTTTTTGTACGGGAATAAATTGTTCTTCTTTGTTTTTAACTTCTAAAACAGCGTCTTTTGACAGTGCAACCGAAACTAAATAAGGACTGGAATCGCCAATGATTCTCGCCTTAATGCCATTGTTTTTATTTTGAACAGCCATTTTGTAGA is from Flavobacterium sp. NG2 and encodes:
- a CDS encoding dihydroorotase yields the protein MKLIIREARIIDPKSPFDNKIVDILIEDDCIAKIGTGLANPENIEELKLENLHLSQGWFDSSVSLGEPGFEDRETIANGLKVAGKSGFTAIALQPNSFPVIDNQSQILFVKNKANGSATQLYPIGALTKGSEGKDLAELFDMKNAGAVAFGDYNKSQDNANMLKIALQYVQDFDGLVIAFPQDEKIKGNGVVNEGAVSTRLGLKGIPNLAEELQIARNLFLLEYTGGKMHIPTVSTAKSVQMIREAKAKGLQVTASATVHHLVFTDEKLEEFDSRHKVSPPLRTDIDRKALIEGVIDGTIDMITTDHNPIDIEHKKMEFDLAKNGTIGLETAFGALMTVLPLETIIEKLTAGKATFGIESSPIMEGTKANFSLFNPEGKKTFTTASILSKSKNSAFLGMKLRGKTYGIINQGQLLIAE